In the Girardinichthys multiradiatus isolate DD_20200921_A chromosome 4, DD_fGirMul_XY1, whole genome shotgun sequence genome, one interval contains:
- the tacr2 gene encoding substance-K receptor produces MDTETLIKHFQRDPEATLMPLSVSSDWFDDGNETTGNQFQQPDWQVALWAIAYSLIILVSITGNVTVIWIILAHRRMRTVTNYFIVNLAFSDASMATFNTLFNFVYALHNDWYFGLGYCRFQNFFPIMAMFSSIYSMAAISVDRYMAIIHPLKPRLSSTSTKVVIALIWIVAFSLAFPQCYYSVTRFYYPRTVCMVDWPDDYGGTHQLSYQFAVILLIYLLPLLVMLVTYSVVGRSLWGGHIPGEATEHYHSQITAKRKVVKMMVVVVVTFALCWLPYHIYFILGSFNRDIYKQHYIQQVYLAIFWLAMSSTMYNPIIYCCLNQRFRAGFRHAFAWCPFIKVSEEDKMELQYTHTFRVTVTRSRRSDTSYTHASSKKNNANPEKDTCLQQKKPTCSSQNSHGVRKQDDTRPPASKLMEHNH; encoded by the exons ATGGACACCGAGACTCTAATTAAACACTTTCAGCGAGACCCCGAGGCCACTTTAATGCCCCTGTCTGTGAGCTCAGACTGGTTCGACGATGGAAATGAGACCACTGGGAACCAGTTCCAGCAGCCCGACTGGCAG GTGGCTCTGTGGGCCATAGCCTACTCCCTCATCATCCTGGTGTCCATCACTGGGAACGTCACAGTGATCTGGATCATCCTTGCTCACAGACGCATGAGGACCGTAACCAACTACTTCATCGTCAACTTGGCCTTTTCAGACGCATCCATGGCGACCTTTAACACCCTTTTCAATTTTGTCTATGCGCTTCACAACGACTGGTACTTTGGCCTGGGTTATTGTAGATTTCAGAACTTCTTCCCGATCATGGCAATGTTCTCATCAATATATTCAATGGCTGCCATATCTGTGGACAG GTACATGGCGATCATTCACCCACTGAAGCCTCGCCTCTCCTCCACCTCCACAAAGGTGGTAATTGCCTTGATTTGGATTGTTGCCTTCTCGCTGGCCTTCCCTCAGTGCTACTACAGTGTAACAAGATTTTACTACCCCAGGACCGTGTGCATGGTTGACTGGCCGGATGATTACGGAGGCACCCATCAACTAAG TTACCAGTTTGCAGTGATATTGCTGATCTACTTGCTCCCTCTGCTGGTGATGCTGGTGACATACAGTGTAGTTGGTCGCTCGTTGTGGGGTGGACACATCCCTGGAGAGGCAACAGAGCATTACCACAGCCAGATAACAGCCAAAAGAAAG GTGGTGAAGATGATGGTGGTTGTGGTGGTGACCTTTGCTCTCTGCTGGCTGCCCTACCATATTTACTTTATTCTGGGGTCCTTTAACAGAGACATTTACAAACAACATTATATTCAGCAG GTGTATCTGGCTATTTTCTGGTTGGCTATGAGTTCGACTATGTACAATCCAATTATTTACTGCTGTCTGAACCAAAG GTTCCGGGCCGGTTTCCGTCATGCTTTTGCTTGGTGTCCCTTCATCAAAGTGTCAGAGGAAGACAAGATGGAGCTGCAGTACACGCACACGTTCAGAGTGACAGTGACACGCAGCCGCCGCAGTGACACCTCTTACACGCACGCCTCCAGCAAAAAAAACAACGCAAACCCAGAGAAAGACACTTGCTTACAGCAGAAAAAACCCACATGCAGCTCACAAAATTCCCATGGGGTTAGGAAACAGGATGACACGAGACCCCCAGCTTCTAAGCTCATGGAGCACAACCACTGA